ACCGAATTTACGCCGCGATCTTGTCGTGTGCACTACAAGTCCCATGATCCTTTGCGCGGCCCCAGTTTAGTAGAGCCCGGGGTACCTTATGTGGGGTCATGGTGAAGACGGAATTAGATTAGAatgtttacagaaataaaagggGGGACTTCATCAGCATGTAGGAGTCGAAGTGTACACTGAGGAGCCATTTaaagggggtagataagggAACTAGCTgtataaaggcagggtaatagAATGATTAAATGTTACACTGAGTTTTGACATTAGCAGGGAAGCTTACATACATTTTGAGCTATATTAGACTTTCTTGTCTCCCTTTTTCACATTGCAGTGGATATCTGAAGTGCTACCACCATGGAGAATGGAATGGATGTCCAAATGCAAGTACCCAaccccctctcctctctcccaaGGACATATCCTGAACACTCGCATACAGACAATATGAATGCAGACGACGTGTTATCCCAACCGGCCCAAGCCTGCGAGGCTGCCTGCCAGAATCCGCCAAGCCAGTGCCAATTGGAGTCCACCTGCGATGAATCCTTGTGCAGAGCGCCGCCGCGTGTGGACAGTTGCCCAGATATGGACACAAGACCTCCACTCACCCCAGAACTCATAGGGATGGAACTGGATGCCCAGCAGGAGGAGGCATTGCCACTGTGTAGTTTCCACATGCAGGAACTGGTAAATCAGCTACCGAGTTTAGATTATGAAACGGGGCAGTTGTATCCTTCCAGTTCCACCCATTGTAGTGAATCAGACCACAAGGAAACAGAGTCCCAAGAGAGCCAGACCGATTGCTCCCCCTGTCCTCTGCACATCGTCACTGGAAAAGGCCTATCCCAAGCTCCCCCTAAATTATCTGAGTCTAGTACCCCACTCTGTAGTAGCCGAGGTCTTTTTATGTCCGATACTAGCACAGATGAGCTGTTGAGCCTCTTTCAGTATGAAGACGGTACACTGGCACAAGGGGAAATTGGTATACCGCTTGCTAGGCTGGAGGCCATGCCAAAGAGTGATGCTCCCCCAACTCAGAATGAAGGACAGGGGGACCTCAATTGGAATACAAGGGATACATCTTCCACTTTGTCTGAGATAAGTAAAGAGGATTCATCCGGCAGCTTGGCAGAAGTGACTGAGTCAGCATGGGAAGAACCTGAACAGCCCAAGCCGCTTGCAAGAACGGATATGGTGAGAGATAGGGTTATGCTATACATTTGTGCAATTAATCATAGCCTATTCTTATTTCAAATGTGAAAGACACATTTCATAGTCGGGGCAGTGCTCTCGCCCTCATTTGATTGAGTCACATAACAGATGAACTGTCCTGGAATGgtccctttaaaaagaaaacaaatggccCAAATCAGCCCATATTATAGACCAGATTTACCAGGGAGTTATTGTTAAGAATAATGGGGACTCATCGTTTCTGAAGAATCTTGATTGCAGTAAATCGGCAATTCAATGTTTTTGGATTCTGTATAATGTAACAATAATGTAAGTTCCCCTTTGTGAGGCTTGATTTGTTTTCCATTCTGCATTTTATAACTGTAAAATCTTTATTGTGCAGAACCCAGAGCTGTCCTCGCAAAACTCTACTCTGGCAAAAGGTAAGGCAGAAAAAACATTCACAATATGACCATTAAAAGACTATTCCAATACTACTGTTACCATGGAAGAAAAGGAACGAAACAAAAACTGATTGTGTgctgtttattcactaaaagtagAGTACCTCACTTTTCTTCATGAAGTGTTAACCTCGGGAGTTTTTCCTAGCCAGTAGGGCCCTGCGTCATTAATTTTTCGATATGTAACGGgactgaagaaatctcactggggttggctctTCAAAATGTATAGTAACTTAGGTCAAGTGGCTAAAACACAACTTCCTgtaaactctcctgccaacttttcctttagtgaataaaccccgcTTTTGCATGTTTATGCATTATGCACTTTAAACACaaacgtcctatgtgtgtatgatgtaaaaacatacagaaaagtACCGGTTACTCTAGTCATGGGAAAGTGCTTAATGTGTCACGTGTTCATGTTCCAAGTCCCTCAATGTGAATTAAAACCGCAGTGTTCCACTGGCAGTAGAAcgggtcgtactgaagagctgAGCCACTTTAAATGTGGCGCTGTCATACGATGGCACCTGTGTCACAAGTCACTAAGTGCTGTCGAGTGGgagcatctaggagtaacagcaGCTCGGCAATGAAGctatagaccaggggtgtccaacctgcgggccgccagctgctgcaggactacatctcccatactactcagccagccccttagctgaaagagcattatgggagatgtagtcctgcagcagctggagggccacaggttgtaCACCCCTGTTATAGACTATGCACACCAACAGAGCGGGGCCACCGAGTGCTGAATTGTCAAAAAAttccctgtcctctgtagcatctctcactacagagttccaaactgcctctggaagcgaCATCAATGCTATGtggcattttactttttatgtttaatgactggaatatttttgtttgtatgttaAGACTAGCGATTCTCAAATGTTTTGTCAACTGGTGCCTTCCCTCCATGCCATTCATTACCCTTGTggagttttaatttttttaaccctttgcactGTCCTTTTGCTTAAACTAATGCATATAGTATTTGTGTTTGCgataaaaatacattgaagGGATATAACTTCATGAGAAATGTGTAACCCGACAGTATAGGTCTCTTGACTTCATACTCCAAGGGGTCTTTTAGACCAGTTGcgtaatttatttatatggtagtGCCACCTTTGGAATCCACATTTACTGTAAAAgaatattttagattttgttttaggTTGGAACATATATGAATGTTACTGTGCAATCTGTCTCACCCCTTTAGTGCCTGGTCCATGTGACCCAGAGGACTTGCTGGATGGTGTGATTTTTGGGGCAAAATACCTGGGATCGACCCAGCTGAACTGTGAGAAACATCCAGCCACAAACACACGGATGAGGCAGGCCCAGGAGGCGGTGGATAGAGTTAAGGTtagtgtggggggggcattaatgaGGATGCCTGAGATGGTCTGTAGGATGACTTTGGTTGGGAAACAGAGTCGATTTTCAGCCATTCATAAGAATTTTCTTTGAACTGTTCAGGCACCAGATGGTGAGTCTCAGCCAATGACAGAAGTTGATATTATGGTGTCcactaaaagggttaaagtacTGACTGCCGATACGCAGGTAAGACTCTATATTTGTTACGCAATTTTCATAAGCCACGTTCCATTTGTATTGtgcattatttaaacattaatgtattttatgcacTATATACGAAAGGTACTGTTTCGCCTACCCTGCTGAATTTGACACTTTTTGTAGCTAAATTCACCACCAGGTGCATTCATAGTACCTACCCCATGTATAGATCTTTAATGAAGTCATATTTTGCTGGGAAAACTTTTCATGGAACTCAAAAGCAGGACTGCTAGGTCATTGACATCACCTTATTCATGTATAATTCTcgagtgcaattaatgttttgtcttagTGGGACAGCATCTTTATTTCTGGTATATTCCTTGGCGCATTTTACAGGAGACCTTGATGGAACACCCCCTGCAGACCATCTCTTACACCGCTGATATTGGCAGTATTTTGGTTTTGATGGCACGTAGGAAATCACCACGTGGCCAGGATCAATCCCCTGGCCAGAGGAAGCCACATAAGATGCTGTGCCATGTTTTCCAGTCCAATGATGTAGGTAATCTCTGTGGTATAAAGAGGGGGTCATGCCAGAGAGCCCATGTCTTTGCGATTtatttcttccttccttccatTATTTTCTGTCTGCCCCACTAAAAtcattttctctttgttttaaaTAGCTCTTAACAAAATCAATGGCTATTAGATAAaacctttatatatatgtatatatttttatatatgtatatatatatatatatatatgtatatatgtatgcaagAGATGAGACACCTTATTTATTAAGTGTCCAAGCTTCCTGCGTGCTTATCATTGTCCTATTTATCTCTGCCATCTTCATTTCTTTCATCAGGCTCAGCTCATTGCCCAGGCCATCGGCCAAGCTTTTGGATTAGCCTACCAGAACTTCCTGCTTTCAGAGGGTGGGGGGCATGTTGAACCAGGATCCTCTCAAGCGTTTGAACAACTTTACAATGCCGATCTGGCCTACTTCAGCAAGAGCGATAACTGCAGGGAGGTATGGAAGGACCACAGAAGTTTAATATTGGGTGCCCAACTTCCAATTCCACACTCacgttttattataataatttttttacatagtcATATAGTGCCAACTTGTGTGTTTAGCAGGCAAACCCTGTGTGGACTGCGATTCCTAGTAGTCATGGTGCTTGAGCCCTTGAATGGTTGAGGGCCGTACAGACTTACAGAAAACTTTGAGGCAATAAGTAAGGCATTGTGGGAATTTTTTAATCTGTTGGCCATAGAGATATTTTACGATCACTAATATGATCTGTAAATTTGCTGGCAAATTTTTATATAAGCACCACAAAGCTACCATACATACCTTTCAATTATAACATTCACACCCAGTGTACTTCACTCGCAACTGTGTGGAGTAACCGTATACAAAACAGGcaatttcctttttgtttagGTTTATATCCAGAAGCAACGCGGAGAGATGCTCGGCGTGGCTGTTGTGGAGTCTGGTTGGGGTTCTTTGCTTCCTACGGTGGTCATTGCAAATTTGATGCATGGAGGTCCAGCGGAGCGCAGTGGCGAGCTAAGCATCGGGGATCACGTGACCAGTATTAATAGAACCAGCCTCGTGGGATTGCCCCTCTCTGCATCCCAGGCACTGATccgggtaaaaaaacaaataaaaaaaaattg
The DNA window shown above is from Spea bombifrons isolate aSpeBom1 chromosome 1, aSpeBom1.2.pri, whole genome shotgun sequence and carries:
- the APBA3 gene encoding amyloid-beta A4 precursor protein-binding family A member 3, whose product is MENGMDVQMQVPNPLSSLPRTYPEHSHTDNMNADDVLSQPAQACEAACQNPPSQCQLESTCDESLCRAPPRVDSCPDMDTRPPLTPELIGMELDAQQEEALPLCSFHMQELVNQLPSLDYETGQLYPSSSTHCSESDHKETESQESQTDCSPCPLHIVTGKGLSQAPPKLSESSTPLCSSRGLFMSDTSTDELLSLFQYEDGTLAQGEIGIPLARLEAMPKSDAPPTQNEGQGDLNWNTRDTSSTLSEISKEDSSGSLAEVTESAWEEPEQPKPLARTDMNPELSSQNSTLAKVPGPCDPEDLLDGVIFGAKYLGSTQLNCEKHPATNTRMRQAQEAVDRVKAPDGESQPMTEVDIMVSTKRVKVLTADTQETLMEHPLQTISYTADIGSILVLMARRKSPRGQDQSPGQRKPHKMLCHVFQSNDAQLIAQAIGQAFGLAYQNFLLSEGGGHVEPGSSQAFEQLYNADLAYFSKSDNCREVYIQKQRGEMLGVAVVESGWGSLLPTVVIANLMHGGPAERSGELSIGDHVTSINRTSLVGLPLSASQALIRELKGQSEVILNIVRCPPVITAIIQRPDASHQLGFCVEDGVICSLVRGGIAERGGIRVGHRIIEINGQSVVATAHEKIIQTLLEATGEVHIKTMPASTYRLLTGQETPVYL